CTCACTTTCACGAGTCATTGCACTCGCATAGTTGTACCAAGTCATCGTGCAGCTTGAAGAAACCACTTCTCTTGATGAAGATGTTTTCAGTTGTTCTTAGCTGTCACAGGAGAAATTGTTCAAAGTCCTCTCTTACAGAAGTTGTTCACAGAATGCTTGCTTGGAAGAAAACTCTTGTTTCACCTATCTCATCCCATTCTACTTGCAAATCGACAAGCAGGATGAGATGTTTCACTTGTGTTGACATATTTCAAACCATAGGACAATCACGTCTCATCAGATGTGATAAAttccatgatatgctcttgaacCCTCATGTGTGGCAAATCTACATCCAGCCAGAAATATTTTCAATGGCATGGTTTAGCTGACAAGTTTCACAATTGCCTCTCTATGTACAATTTTATTGCATGAACTATATTCATCCATGGTCATAAGCAACATATAAGAACAAACCAAGTAGAGAATGAGAAAAGTGATATTGTttgaaaaagaaatgaaaaatattaGAAGACAATGTGCTCATTATTATCTCTATGACTTAACACAAATAGGGTGTGAAAGTGTCTAGCTGATGAAGGAATTGTTACTGTAGGGAACAATAACATTAACCATGTCCACCGTGAATAACTGGAAGGTGAAAGAAATATGAAGGGAAATAAgttaataaaacattaaaaaaatacaacGTGCTTTGGTATATTCAATAGTCAGTTTAAAAGACCACAACATATAACAACAGGTTTTGCCCCGTCGAGCATGCTTTTGTTggaaataaaaaaggaaagaaacaatATATTACTTAGTTCTTCCAGCCTTCTCTAACACAATGAAAAGTGATGTCTCATGAGCAACAAATAATGGTTGTCCCTGAATAAATTCCATGTGATAGGCAAAACATTGTGTGCCGGTGGATCCCTTTTACCATAATCTCTCAAAGAAGTTGAAATCAGATTGCAGTTGAAATATGAAACTGGAACACTTCCGGTCTTGAACTTCTTGTATCCTAGAAGTTTGAATTTGCTCTCTCTAAGAGCAGGCTTccttgaaggacttgactatgatgtcAAATTGCACATGGACGATTCTTCAATCAATCTTATTAAAAGGAATATGAAGACAACAGCAAGCAACTGTTTTTATTTAGCATGGTGAATTTTACTCGTGTTATCTGTCAAGCAGGCACTTTCTCACTTATCATAGTGGCTTCAGTCTAACTCAAATCTATACAAGAACACAACCTTAACACTATTCTATTTCACATACTCTGAGGTCTGCATATGGAATATAATGGCCCGACACTTTTGGAAGGCCATGAACGATTATGCCATATTGCCATCACAATGATTATCCACCTTTTCTCTTCAATGTTGGTTTTTTCAAGAGATATTTTCTTTCTCTGTGTATCCTTGATCTGGGATAATTATTTCTCTGCCTTTTTGCCAACCTGACTCGTTGGTGCGAGCATTTTCCATATGGCTTACAATATGAAATCTTTTGTATGTCCACTTATTTAACCAATTCTGAGATTTTTAATACACATTGGGAATTattgatgatcctgtccgaaaatcgtGGAGACGGAAAGCTGGGATGTGGCTACTGCGTTGACTCGATGTAAACCACGCTCCGATCTACAAGCACAAGAAAcgtcagtgctgagccagggaaggggtcccgacGTTAGTccttcgacactcaagtcagtgattGGCACGAAGAAAAAGACCGAACAACAATAGCACAAGCATAAACAGTGAATAATGTGCACCTCTGTCGGTGTacggacccccctttatataatgcCCTGGCGGGCGATGTGCGCGCTTTTGAGGCGTGGGCATGTTCTCCCATTGGTGGTGGGCACGTTCCCCAATTAGTCCTGTTCTCCAATTGGTCCTGGACACATGGTCATGGGCACGTTCTCCAATTGGTCGTGGGCGCGTCCTCCGATTTGTTGCCATACGATTCGTCTATTGACCATGCCTCATGTCGGCAACCCTATCTCTCAAAAGGATATCTCGAGATAGGTCAGCGATCTTGCCGCTCGACCGAGCGAGATAGCCACTCAACCCAGTACTCCTCCACTTGGTCGACCTCGATTGTTCTTCTTTGCGGCAATTGGGTATAGTAGGCTGCTGCCTCTCGATCGGACAAGCGCTCCGGTCTCCTGGTATTCTACCGCTCTGTACTGAGCGTCTGGCGATCTTACCATACTGTTTCGAGCTAGGCGGGTGGTCAACTCGGCCAAGCCCGTTGCCGCTCGGACATTGTCTGCCTGACCGGCCCTTGTGGTCGACCTCCTCTTGGCCTCCATAGGCAGCCCTTTGACACCGTGGTGTTAACCATCTCGACTTTGACCTCCACTTAGGCAATTGACCCGTACCGGGCGGGGCctcctttatcaccgcatcaattGATAAACATTAGAGGATCCATTATATTGACTTTCTATACTACTATCAAGCTCCATTTCGTTTTAACTACAGAAAATACAAAACAATCTATTTTTTATGGTTCTCAGTTGACATGATAACATTTATGTGTAAACCTTGGTGTTTACTGCAAAACTTAAATCTCTTCTTGTTTTATACTTTCAGGCAACATCAGAGTTTAGCGCAGAAAAGCAGCTAAATGATCTTCTTTTTCCCCGACAGCAGCAGAAACAGCAGAGCTGGCAGCAAGCTCATCAGGATTAGACAGCTGACAAGTTTGATTATAGCATATCTAGCCGATTCATCTTCATATCTTGAGGTGGGATCGTCTGATCTTTCATCCCCGCCATCAGGTCATCTATTGCATATAACTTGTCTCTCAATTCCTAGCTCTTGATCAGGGAAGCCACTGTAGCTTGGAAGTATATTGATTGATCTGGTAAGGCTTCACTTACATTATCAGCAACAATTTTTAAGCAATATTATGGTCAAATTGTGAGGCATAGAAGGTTTATACTTTTATAGTGCTCCCACTGGTTGTTTTCACTTGATAACTTTTTGCTACCTTAGCCACCTTTTTTGGGACAAAAAATATGATTCCACACTAATATGAAAACATTTTGTTTAAGAAATGGTTCCATATGTCTGATGATATCATGTCTAACTTATTAGGTGCAATAGTAGGATTAAGAACTCATTTATCCCGAAAGTAAAGACAAGCCTAGCCCTTTACTGCTTTAGAAGTGTTTAAACGAAGTAACTGAGATGATATCAGGGAACACTAGGAAGTGATTTGTACTATTGAAACTGCTGCAAtttggtttgtttttttttttttttttaaactaacaaGATGTTCAGGGAATTTTTAGACTTCCAATGAGACATTTCCAGGAATAATTAAATCCACCTCATTGCATAATGCACATAAACAAGATGTAACATTAGCAAAATGACAAATTACAGGTTACATGAAATACTCACAAATACAACTCAAAACTGCAGCTATTCCATGTCTTCAAATTTCTTAGATATATTAACCAGAGTCTGGTCATAGTTACACACTTGACACCCTAACCTTGATTGTAGCATCAGCTATCGAAATTAATGACTGCAAAAAAAGATCACTGCCAAGAAGAAAAAGAGGATTTGTTCttatgccaaaatttgagaacACAGGTAGTTTTAGTAAAACTTAAGCTTGCACAATCATTTGTGTTCATGATGTATAGACCTGATCGTTTATCATATTGCTAGACCTTTCATGGCCCCCTCCGTTTTGACTTTTTGTTGTTTAATTCAAAAGAAGCAGCTAGTCGGACCTCGTTCCTCCCTCCACTTGATCAATCCCTGCAAGTAAATACAACGTTAAGCACAATTGGAATTAAATAAATCTGAGTAAGGGTAAATTTAAGCACATGGTTAAGGCTTTGCATTGGCAAAATATAAAGCATTCAAATTTTTGACATTTTGATTATATCATGTTTACATTTTAATGAAAATTGTTGTTGTCAATCTTTAATTTTCATGCTAGCAATCAAACCAAAAACTTTAAGTCGTGTGAATTGTTAGTGTTTTGAgttgaaatatatttttaaaaagattttgataataaTTCTTTTGATGACTCAAAAGGCATATATTCTAACAATTAAATTAAGTCATAGGTTTGCTGTTTGAATGGAAACATAGTTAGAGGCATCTAGCCCCTAGTCATTCAATGCTGTTCGTCTTAGAATTTACCTTGTCAAGCATTTGCACCTAAGTTCATTGAGTTTGCTCCAGGTTATTCATCATCCTACCTCTGAGTTTGTCTTATCATAAATCTCTGAGCCATCCAGGCAAATGATCTTATGATCACATCAAACCAACATAACCCTATTGAATCAACATGCTCTACAAACTTCATGTTCACATCAACATGCTCTATAAGCTCCATGTTCACTTTGTTAAATTATAAAATGaacctaatttaaattttttgtttaacAAATCAAAGTGATCTAGTCAAACCTAACCATTTAGAAACATTGTAGCACCAATAAAACCGTCAACTGAAGAATGGATTCCCGAGTTGTATTTGTCAAGGAACTTCAGTTTTGAACCTTTTCTTAGGCTTATGAATACTAAGTCAAATAAAAGGGAACTATCTAGTTGCTACTCGATTGAAATGAGATTAAAGCTAGTCAAAACACGGCAATTGTCCAAGTGGTCTTAGTGTATAGAATatttctgtttagagtttagTCGATTGGGTAGGAAGCATTTTAGCAATCGACTAGTTAAAGAGTCGTTGATCTCCAATGGCTACATTCGGCACTTTAGTTGACCAAGGTCTATTACGATTAACTAGGGGTAGACCTTTAGAAAACATTTGTTCCTGTGCTCAAGTTGTTGAAGTGCTTAAAGGGATACACACGCATAAATGCTCTATATATTTCTAACATTTAAAAAGAGATTTTGCAGACGTTCCGATTTATTTTTAAGAATCAGGACATTCGGTAATATTTTTGGACGTCCAGATTGAAGAGGATAGATCTATTATAAATATCTAAGGTAAGGGCGTGCCATGAGGATATTCAGATCAAGCTGTCTAAACAGGAATGAGAATGAGTCGGGTTTAAATTTGATCTTGTATTAATTCCATCTTATTCAGGATGAATTTAAATCTGATCAAATGAATTAGGGacggattatatatatatatatatattttgtcatCCTAATATCTAACCATTTTTTGTCATCCTAATATCTAACCAACCCACTCAGCTCAATTATTAGGCCCTTGACTAGACTGCTGGGTCAAATTGTCTTGATCGAAAGGTCTAAATAACTTCTGctctttattaaaaaaaaaatctcactgtattaaaaagttttatttattataatttttctcACATTAAAAGTTGGAAAATATATTTTCTGAAAACAACAGCAGCTCAGCCTTGTACTGGCACAAAGTGTCGGTGTAATTTGTCGGTGATCCGCTTTCAGCTCCTCACAATAATACGATCACATTTTTTTTTCCTCCATCCTCGTTATTGCCAGCAGGGTCCCACCGAGCTGAGCCTGGATCCAGCACGAGCACGCCACACGTACACCTCAATTATTTGAcgaaaaactttttttttctaattaaacTAAAACTATTAATTAATCTGAAATCAGATTATCTGTATTCAGATTCTCGTGTCCCATGTCTCCTCATGGATCGGATGATTATGATATATTCATGATATGTATTGTATTTTTAAGATGTGATCTAATCCGTCCGTTCGATGAAGGGACATACGGATGAAAAATCTTAGACAGAAGATCTGATTTCAATTAATCCACCGGTGGAGAGAAAAGCTTGGGCTGGGCCTGGGCCGAAGGCCTGGGCGGACCGGTCCTCCGCCTTTAAATACCGCATTGGAACATTCTCTCCTTTGGCTCAGCACCAAAACATCCTCCGCTCCGCTTGCTCCAAATCCGTCGctctgctcctcctcctcctcctcctcctacacCGCCCAAATCCCAATCGCATCGGCAGCGGAAACCTAGGCGACAAACAAGTGCCACATACTGTATTCCCTCTTTGACCTTTTTCTCTTCGTCTACGGTACGATTTTCTTTGTAAACCAAGGGATTCGGAGATGGCAGCGGTTGCTAGGCTGGATCTCGACGGAAGCCCCATCGCGCCCATGACCATCTGCATGATCGGGGCCGGTGGGTTCATCGGATCCCACCTCTGCGAGAAGCTGATGGCGGAGACCCCGCACACGGTGCTGGCCGTCGACGTCTACAATGACAAGATCAAGCACCTGCTCGACCCGCCAGCCTACGCAGAGGGGCAGCAGGCCCGCCACCCATGGGATGGCCGGATCCAGTTCCACCGCCTCAACATCAAGCACGATTCCAGGCTCGAGGGGCTCATCAAGATGTCCGACCTGGTTCGTCCTAATTACCACTTGCTCGTCCACTCCACTGCAATATGATGGCGCTGATGACGATTGCTGTCTTTTTTCATGGGTTATTCTGATCCAGTTTTGCCTATGCTTGGTTTTGCAGACGATCAACTTGGCGGCGATTTGCACGCCAGCGGATTACAACACCCGACCTTTAGACACCATCTACAGCAATTTCATTGATGCTCTCCCCGTTGTAAGTTTTCGGTTTCTTGATTTGATTTTGATTAATTTTCGACTAGACTGTTTGCCTGACTTCTTGTAGCGTGTTTGTGCAGGCCAGGTACTGCTCAGAGAACAGCAAGCGTCTTATTCATTTTTCCACCTGTGAAGTGTATGGAAAAACAATTGGAAGTTTCCTGCCAAAGGATCACCCCCTTAGAAAGGTGCTCATCACATGATTCTCATCTTTTTTCTGAATACATGGTTTTCCTGAACAGTTGATTATATGCAAGCTCAGAAATATATGACTTGTAGATAAATAGATTACAGCTTGATCACATCTATCTACTTTTCTTGATAGCGCCTGTGGTGGAAAAGTTTGTCATCTTCATTACTTATACTGACTAGCATCTAGAGTAACATAGAAGCTAATCAAGAGTTCGAGCAAAAGAAGTTGGTTCGATTCTTATGATCACATGGATTTTCATGTAGATGCGGATAATGATACCCATGACCCAAGGGCCAACCTGCTGAGTGTGTATGTGCGTTCAACGCACGACCCTGATGGTTGATGAGGCTCCGGGTGTTTTCTTGCCTAAAGGACATGTCACCAATCTGATCACACCCAATTGACATCATCATGATAGATGGTGATTTATTTGACAACACCCACACATGTAACAGCATGGTATAGGGTGAACGCAGATCACAGATAGGGAAAGAGGTTTTCCACCACCGtgcttcacctctatccacatctACCTTGATGGTTTCTCAAAACTTTTTTCCATCTCAGCTCACTTCTAACTTGCTCTTACATTATCAGAAGGTCCTCATCTGTTAGAACTGACATTAACACATGTAAAACATATTTTTTTGCTAAATTTCCTCATGTTGAGACAGAAAGGGTAAGTAATTGTGTCATTTCGTCTGGTCCGTCCATATGTGGATGACTTGGTGTTGCTGAAACTCAGTGCAAGCAACTTGCATCTACTCTTAATGTCATAGCTTTTGCACAAAATTTGGTCTCTTGTCATTCCACCCTCAAAATGCACATACAAGTATGCTGAATGGTCATATTTTTACATGTTCGCATAATGTGGTAAAGTGACTCAGTTGtcattcttaattttgaattggcACCACGTTATGGGATTCTGTAATGTAGATCCGCTAAGTTATTGTTGCTTTTGTGTCCTAAGTTTCCTACACTTTTAATGTACCCAAAGACAACAGCCTATTGCATGCCATATTGTCCGTGGGTTTGTTAGGGACTTCCTCAATAGTCAAGCTAGTTGAATTGGTGAAACTCACATTAAGAGCACTGATAGGGTTCATTGTTGTACACACTAGACCTAGCAAATCATTTTTATGTTGTTGCAGCACTACTATTTATGTTTGCTTATATTGTTACTCCAATATATTTCTTACACGATATTTTCTTTGTGTCTGCTAATATGGGTGTCTGTGATCAAATAGGACCCAGAATTCTATGTACTTAAAGAAGATGCCTCCCCTTGCATTTTTGGTCCTATCGAGAAGCAAAGGTGGTCATATGCATGTGCAAAGCAACTTATTGAGAGACTAATATATGGTGAAATAACTTACAAAATTCTTTTATTTGTGTACTGTTATTATTACATTTAGTACTTACATTTAATGTCAATTTCTTGAAGCTGAGGGTGCGGAAAATGGTCTTGAGTTCACTATTGTGAGGCCTTTTAATTGGATTGGACCGAGGATGGACTTTATTCCCGGAATAGATGGTCCTAGTGAGGGTGTTCCTAGGGTTTTGGCATGTTTTAGCAATGTATGTATTAGCCATTATATCGGAGTAAATACATATACTTCTGACATTGAGACATGACATCATTTTTCCACCCGAAACAGAATCTTCTACGTCATGAGCCGCTGAAACTTGTTGATGGTGGACAGTCCCAACGAACATTTGTCTATATTAAAGATGCGATAGAGGCTGTTCTGCTTATGATTGTGAGCATATCTAATATTCCTATCTTGTATATTTTCAATTAAAGTAATGTTCTCACATCTTGCTAGAAAATCTT
This window of the Zingiber officinale cultivar Zhangliang chromosome 3B, Zo_v1.1, whole genome shotgun sequence genome carries:
- the LOC121967532 gene encoding UDP-D-apiose/UDP-D-xylose synthase 2-like, yielding MAAVARLDLDGSPIAPMTICMIGAGGFIGSHLCEKLMAETPHTVLAVDVYNDKIKHLLDPPAYAEGQQARHPWDGRIQFHRLNIKHDSRLEGLIKMSDLTINLAAICTPADYNTRPLDTIYSNFIDALPVARYCSENSKRLIHFSTCEVYGKTIGSFLPKDHPLRKDPEFYVLKEDASPCIFGPIEKQRWSYACAKQLIERLIYAEGAENGLEFTIVRPFNWIGPRMDFIPGIDGPSEGVPRVLACFSNNLLRHEPLKLVDGGQSQRTFVYIKDAIEAVLLMIENPARANGHIFNVGNPNNEVTVKQLAEIMIQVYSKVSGEPPAEVPTIDVSSKEFYGEGYDDSDKRIPDMTIINKQLGWNPKTSLWDLLDSTLTYQHRTYAEAIRRAMAKSVASS